The following proteins come from a genomic window of Aquimarina sp. MAR_2010_214:
- a CDS encoding ATP-dependent endonuclease, translating into MHLSVIRIQNFRRLRDVVIDLNDDISIFVGANNSGKTSVSQALQLFLSSSREKFTLHDLSASSWPEIEAFERAEEGAELPEITIDFWFNVEAADLHRVIDLLPGLSWQGNYVGIRIAFSSVDAIATKTRYEEAKASALAAMGEVNEEQHFVPFPKSLTDFLTTELKQEYELCYYVLDYAKFDDNFKELEDYSPLQIIPDKGAMGKSRSGKDIINSLIRVDFLQAQRHLSDTSGGSRNEELSRHLSRFYKRNLDKRSDDYEAMRALSESEKLMNLHLEDVFSGTLKRLSSLGYPGLTNPSLKIMSDLNPSVLMSGQDGAQVHYVLDGGLTLPDKYNGLGFKNLIYMVVELLDLHNQWVDISENRPPLHLVFIEEPEAHLHTQLQQVFVNKILDILIDDDTQNYSSQLILTTHSAHILYERGFKPIRYFRRESTGLQQSTSVLNLSKFYTITEEPIRDFLERYLKLTHCDLFFADAAILVEGNVERLLTPLMIEKEAPELKKAYLTILEIGGAYGYRFQSLIEFLGITTLIITDLDSVQGLAPEEAPNDGNAEEENDLEVDEYEDIDEEDEDGIPKKGSTCRVETEHAVTSNQTLIQWLPKENTINNLLAASPESKIQVRSSEISATVKVCYQNTVTLNREEENLQLAGRTLEEAFAFENLVWSQDISNKDLKLRVKSSDNPTLEVTAERLHKRIHSKNFKKTDFALALLTKNIDEWVVPSYMREGLEWLKTEIASSPNPSANQESITNNQEEEEE; encoded by the coding sequence ATGCATCTTAGTGTAATAAGAATACAGAACTTTAGGCGATTAAGAGATGTTGTAATTGATCTCAACGATGATATATCAATATTTGTAGGAGCAAATAATAGCGGTAAAACTTCTGTTTCTCAAGCTTTACAGCTTTTTTTATCGTCATCTCGCGAAAAATTTACTCTTCATGATCTTAGTGCTTCTAGCTGGCCAGAAATCGAAGCTTTTGAGAGAGCAGAGGAGGGTGCAGAATTACCAGAAATAACAATTGATTTTTGGTTTAATGTAGAAGCCGCAGATCTCCACCGTGTTATTGATTTATTGCCAGGTTTATCTTGGCAGGGAAATTATGTTGGAATACGGATCGCATTTTCTTCTGTTGATGCTATTGCTACAAAAACGCGTTACGAGGAAGCAAAAGCCTCGGCACTTGCCGCTATGGGAGAAGTTAATGAAGAACAACATTTTGTCCCTTTTCCAAAATCTCTTACGGATTTTTTAACGACCGAACTAAAACAAGAATATGAGCTTTGTTATTATGTTTTAGACTATGCGAAATTTGACGACAACTTTAAGGAACTTGAAGATTATAGTCCTCTCCAAATTATACCAGATAAGGGAGCAATGGGAAAATCTCGTTCTGGAAAAGATATTATTAATTCCCTTATTCGTGTGGATTTTCTTCAAGCTCAACGCCACCTTTCTGATACTTCTGGTGGAAGCCGAAATGAAGAACTATCACGCCATTTAAGCAGGTTCTATAAACGTAATCTAGACAAGCGATCTGATGATTATGAGGCTATGAGGGCATTATCTGAATCAGAAAAGCTTATGAATCTCCACTTAGAAGATGTTTTTTCAGGAACCTTGAAGAGATTATCAAGCCTTGGATATCCAGGTCTTACAAATCCAAGCTTAAAAATTATGTCAGATTTAAACCCTTCCGTTTTAATGAGTGGACAGGATGGAGCACAGGTTCACTACGTACTTGATGGCGGTTTGACTTTACCAGATAAATATAACGGGTTAGGATTTAAAAATTTAATCTACATGGTCGTGGAGCTATTGGACTTGCATAACCAATGGGTTGACATTTCTGAAAATAGACCGCCTTTACATCTTGTATTTATAGAAGAACCGGAAGCACATTTACACACACAATTGCAACAAGTATTCGTCAATAAAATTCTCGATATATTGATTGATGATGATACCCAAAACTATTCCAGTCAATTAATATTAACAACCCATTCTGCTCATATACTATACGAGCGTGGCTTCAAGCCTATTCGTTATTTTAGACGAGAAAGTACAGGTTTACAGCAGTCAACTTCGGTACTTAACCTATCTAAATTCTACACGATAACTGAAGAACCTATTAGGGACTTTTTAGAACGTTATTTAAAACTAACACATTGTGATCTTTTCTTTGCTGATGCCGCTATTTTAGTCGAAGGAAATGTAGAAAGACTATTAACACCTCTAATGATAGAGAAGGAAGCTCCTGAATTAAAGAAAGCCTATTTAACTATATTGGAAATTGGTGGTGCTTATGGGTATCGTTTCCAATCTTTGATTGAATTTTTAGGTATTACGACCCTAATCATTACTGATTTAGACAGTGTTCAAGGATTAGCACCAGAAGAAGCACCGAATGATGGTAATGCTGAGGAGGAAAATGATTTAGAGGTTGATGAGTATGAAGACATAGATGAAGAAGATGAAGACGGTATTCCTAAAAAAGGAAGCACCTGTCGTGTTGAAACAGAACATGCAGTAACATCAAATCAAACTCTCATTCAGTGGCTTCCTAAAGAAAATACTATTAATAATTTATTAGCAGCATCTCCAGAGAGTAAAATACAAGTTCGTTCATCTGAAATATCAGCTACAGTGAAAGTTTGCTATCAGAATACTGTTACTCTTAACCGAGAAGAGGAAAATCTTCAGTTAGCAGGTCGAACGTTAGAAGAAGCTTTTGCTTTTGAAAACCTAGTGTGGTCACAAGACATCTCTAATAAGGATTTGAAACTTCGTGTAAAATCCAGTGACAACCCTACTTTGGAAGTAACGGCAGAACGTCTACATAAAAGAATTCATAGCAAAAATTTCAAGAAGACTGACTTTGCTTTAGCTCTTCTTACAAAGAACATTGATGAATGGGTAGTTCCAAGCTATATGAGAGAAGGGTTAGAGTGGCTTAAAACAGAAATTGCTTCCAGCCCTAATCCTTCTGCCAACCAAGAAAGCATTACTAATAATCAAGAAGAAGAAGAAGAATGA
- a CDS encoding UvrD-helicase domain-containing protein produces the protein MTSRLGKPDTPADITLRNRLEENGTRHFIMIAGAGSGKTTSLIKALNYLKQSRGNQMHQSGQKVACITYTEVAVDEISGDVGHDPLFHVSTIHSFLWSIIKPFQSDLYDWVRNRLLEKINEAQAKIDKPRTRETTRVKERENIARYQVQLEEIKSVEHFTYSTGSDYAKGILGHSDILKLGPSLIREYPLMRTVVAQRFPVIFVDESQDTIADFVDSLKVLAANVSQEFCLGFFGDPLQKIYMTGIGDITSDDNWEVIKKPENFRCPISVLNVINKIRFEADGLHQTRGRMVDVNGELVSVQGTARLFILPADGLRAQRLQGVREWLSQENEDPLWLSDEDIGDVRMLVIVHRIAASRLGFPNLYSSLNDGAPDNLSTGVIDGSAWIVRPFLRYILPLIHASRRKDEFQVIKLLRQYCPRLDPERLIAQQDIATELALLETYITEMDEMLADGNNVNIGDMVTFLAANELAELDERFNAVIESYALGIPVPENTIENSPLRFMQCQAMELWGYQKYIEIQSPFSTQQGIKGAEFDRVLVVIDDEESTANSFSYGKYLGLTPLSDTDRENIDNGRDSVVDRTRRLFYVCCSRAVKDLAVVIFCDDVNSTYRIVSEKGYFELGDIHRLGI, from the coding sequence ATGACAAGTCGATTAGGAAAACCAGATACTCCAGCGGACATAACACTAAGAAATCGGTTGGAAGAAAACGGTACTCGTCATTTTATTATGATAGCTGGTGCTGGCTCAGGCAAAACAACATCTCTCATTAAAGCATTAAATTATCTGAAACAATCTCGTGGTAATCAAATGCACCAATCTGGTCAAAAAGTTGCTTGTATTACATATACAGAAGTAGCAGTTGATGAAATATCAGGTGATGTAGGTCATGATCCATTGTTTCATGTCTCTACCATTCATAGCTTCTTGTGGTCAATTATTAAACCTTTTCAAAGTGATTTATACGACTGGGTACGGAATCGTTTACTCGAAAAAATCAACGAAGCTCAAGCTAAAATTGATAAACCACGCACTCGCGAGACAACTAGGGTGAAAGAGCGTGAAAACATTGCAAGATATCAAGTTCAATTAGAAGAAATAAAATCAGTAGAGCATTTTACCTATAGTACAGGAAGTGATTATGCAAAAGGTATTCTCGGACATAGTGATATTCTTAAATTAGGGCCATCATTAATTAGAGAGTATCCTCTCATGAGAACCGTGGTTGCTCAACGTTTTCCTGTTATTTTTGTTGACGAAAGCCAAGATACTATTGCAGATTTTGTAGACTCATTAAAAGTATTGGCTGCAAATGTTTCTCAGGAGTTTTGTCTTGGTTTTTTTGGAGATCCATTACAGAAAATATACATGACTGGTATTGGTGATATAACATCAGATGATAATTGGGAGGTAATTAAAAAACCAGAAAACTTTCGATGCCCCATTAGTGTTCTCAATGTCATAAACAAGATTCGATTTGAGGCTGATGGTCTGCATCAAACTCGTGGTCGTATGGTTGATGTAAATGGTGAACTCGTATCTGTGCAAGGTACAGCAAGATTATTTATTTTACCAGCAGATGGTTTACGTGCTCAAAGATTACAAGGAGTACGAGAATGGTTATCACAAGAGAATGAAGACCCTCTTTGGCTCAGTGATGAAGACATAGGAGATGTGAGAATGCTTGTGATAGTTCATAGGATTGCCGCTTCTAGATTAGGGTTTCCAAATCTTTACTCATCTTTAAATGATGGGGCACCGGATAACCTCAGCACTGGTGTTATTGATGGTAGTGCATGGATAGTCCGCCCATTTTTACGTTATATACTTCCTCTTATCCATGCGTCTCGAAGAAAAGATGAATTTCAGGTTATTAAATTATTGAGACAATATTGCCCACGTTTAGATCCTGAAAGATTGATTGCTCAACAAGATATAGCGACCGAGTTAGCGTTACTTGAAACTTATATCACCGAAATGGATGAAATGTTAGCTGATGGTAATAATGTTAATATTGGAGATATGGTTACTTTTCTAGCAGCAAATGAACTTGCAGAACTGGATGAACGATTTAATGCTGTCATAGAAAGTTATGCTTTAGGTATACCCGTACCGGAAAATACAATTGAAAACTCACCACTCAGGTTTATGCAGTGTCAAGCAATGGAGCTTTGGGGGTATCAGAAATATATTGAAATTCAATCACCTTTTTCGACGCAACAAGGAATCAAAGGAGCCGAATTTGATCGTGTTCTTGTGGTTATTGATGATGAAGAAAGTACGGCTAATTCTTTCTCATATGGAAAGTATTTAGGGCTTACTCCTTTGTCTGATACGGATAGAGAAAATATTGATAATGGTAGAGACTCTGTTGTGGATAGAACACGTAGACTATTCTATGTGTGCTGTTCGCGAGCTGTTAAGGATTTAGCCGTTGTAATTTTCTGTGATGATGTGAATTCAACATATAGAATAGTTTCGGAGAAAGGTTATTTCGAATTAGGTGATATTCATCGTTTGGGGATATGA
- a CDS encoding type II toxin-antitoxin system RelE/ParE family toxin encodes MQHYILNLATHAPMGYSRVMKTIVETSEFQKQASKLLSDDERHALINLLATSPCMGDVISGTGGFRKLRFARQDKGKSGGVRAIYFYYEEKELVLIAIVYAKGTQDNLSAAQKATLHQFATAIKGAK; translated from the coding sequence ATGCAACACTACATCTTAAATCTTGCCACCCATGCCCCAATGGGGTATAGTAGGGTAATGAAAACGATTGTAGAAACGAGTGAATTTCAGAAACAAGCCTCAAAACTACTTTCGGATGATGAACGACACGCATTAATAAATTTGCTAGCTACTTCGCCTTGTATGGGCGATGTAATCTCTGGTACTGGCGGGTTTCGTAAACTACGCTTTGCTAGACAAGATAAGGGTAAAAGTGGAGGAGTTCGCGCGATTTACTTCTACTATGAAGAGAAGGAACTTGTGTTGATAGCGATTGTATATGCCAAAGGGACGCAGGATAATCTGAGTGCGGCACAGAAAGCAACACTACATCAATTTGCCACAGCAATTAAAGGAGCAAAATAA
- a CDS encoding DNA-binding transcriptional regulator, which produces MDKTLFESLEKSANEMVDYVRTGKPSKEMIVHQVNVPDNVDVKAIREQLKMSQGIFAKTFGFSVSTLRKWEQGERTPESSARVLLNTIAYNPNAVIEANRDCH; this is translated from the coding sequence ATGGATAAAACACTATTTGAAAGCTTAGAGAAATCTGCAAATGAAATGGTAGATTATGTACGCACTGGCAAGCCATCAAAGGAGATGATAGTACATCAAGTCAATGTGCCTGATAATGTCGATGTCAAAGCGATTCGTGAGCAGTTGAAGATGTCACAAGGCATATTTGCAAAAACCTTTGGTTTTAGTGTAAGCACGCTTAGAAAGTGGGAACAAGGAGAACGCACACCGGAGAGTTCTGCACGTGTGTTACTCAATACTATTGCCTATAACCCAAATGCGGTTATCGAAGCAAATAGAGATTGCCACTAA
- a CDS encoding response regulator transcription factor: MTEKELLKDQPKQLYRISQLINDEMLSLDDLSEIIPGIMHVNSKKDLSIQYVSQIGCDMLGYSLEEIKTLGSKLFEKHVSEYTRKNLFSKVLRELGKDDPNYVIPFFQDWQYKKDENPLYHFTSTKILNANQTISISLFPQTIELLSNTMNSLFGINKIMDKYFQPYNSLTKREKEILKHLGLELTRKEIGNLLFIDEKTVKKHCENIYRKLGTSKRIELEKIANALSIF; this comes from the coding sequence ATGACTGAAAAAGAGCTTTTGAAAGACCAACCCAAACAGTTATATAGAATTAGTCAATTGATTAATGATGAGATGTTGTCATTAGATGATTTGTCTGAGATTATTCCTGGCATTATGCATGTTAATTCAAAGAAAGATTTATCCATACAGTATGTATCTCAGATAGGTTGTGATATGTTGGGCTATTCTTTGGAGGAAATTAAAACATTAGGTTCAAAGCTTTTTGAAAAGCATGTAAGTGAATATACACGCAAAAATTTGTTTTCAAAAGTATTACGCGAACTAGGCAAAGACGACCCTAATTATGTCATTCCATTTTTTCAAGACTGGCAATACAAAAAAGATGAAAACCCTTTGTATCATTTTACCTCTACCAAAATATTGAACGCAAACCAGACCATATCCATATCATTATTTCCTCAGACAATTGAGTTATTGAGTAATACCATGAATAGCCTTTTTGGAATCAATAAGATCATGGACAAGTATTTTCAGCCCTACAACTCATTAACTAAAAGAGAGAAGGAAATACTAAAACATTTAGGCTTGGAACTAACTCGAAAAGAGATAGGAAATCTTTTGTTTATTGATGAAAAGACGGTTAAAAAGCATTGTGAGAATATTTACAGAAAATTGGGAACCTCAAAGCGTATTGAGCTAGAAAAGATAGCCAATGCTCTCTCCATTTTTTAA
- a CDS encoding transposase, giving the protein MSFQYFGGIDLMEIEGVSYATVLTIISEIGPEGFTKFPTAKHFTSWMRLAPNNKISGGKILSHRTPKGSNRIKTALRQAANAIGNLKDTHLSNFFRKIAFKKGRQVAVSATARKLAVIIWNMVTKKQAYKPPTEYLFLDQKRKMGLVKRIKKQINKFDIKPEDLDFSTS; this is encoded by the coding sequence ATGTCTTTTCAATATTTTGGAGGAATTGACTTAATGGAAATCGAAGGAGTAAGTTATGCAACTGTACTTACTATCATCAGTGAAATTGGCCCAGAGGGATTTACTAAATTCCCCACAGCAAAGCATTTTACTTCTTGGATGAGACTTGCTCCTAATAATAAAATATCTGGAGGAAAAATCCTTAGTCATAGAACTCCTAAAGGAAGTAACCGTATTAAAACAGCACTCAGACAAGCTGCAAATGCTATCGGAAACCTAAAAGATACTCATCTATCTAATTTCTTTAGAAAAATAGCCTTCAAAAAAGGAAGACAAGTAGCTGTAAGTGCTACTGCAAGAAAACTTGCCGTAATTATTTGGAATATGGTCACTAAGAAACAAGCTTATAAACCACCAACAGAATATTTATTCCTAGATCAAAAAAGAAAAATGGGACTCGTCAAAAGAATTAAAAAACAAATCAATAAATTTGATATAAAACCTGAAGATCTCGATTTTTCAACATCGTGA
- a CDS encoding transposase, with protein MNKKMELDIINFHCAGIDVGSRSHFVAIGQDLSDVKEFGVYAEDLEAICLWLKENGITSVAMESTGSYWQNLYAELAKNGFDLVLANGKFTKNARGKKTDVKDARWIQKLHALGLLSSSFLPDETTEILRTYCRQRTNWLQLAAEASSKMQKYLKLLNMRLDVVVKDVCGLTGLKIIEDIQRKPES; from the coding sequence ATGAACAAAAAAATGGAATTAGACATCATCAATTTTCACTGTGCAGGGATTGATGTGGGGAGCAGAAGTCACTTTGTAGCAATAGGACAAGATCTTAGTGATGTTAAAGAATTTGGCGTGTATGCCGAAGATTTAGAAGCCATTTGCCTTTGGCTTAAAGAAAATGGTATTACTTCTGTTGCGATGGAGTCTACAGGAAGTTATTGGCAGAATTTATACGCTGAATTAGCCAAAAATGGTTTTGATTTAGTGCTTGCCAATGGAAAATTTACTAAAAATGCTAGAGGTAAAAAAACAGACGTAAAAGATGCTAGATGGATACAAAAACTACACGCTTTAGGTTTACTAAGCAGTAGTTTTTTGCCTGATGAAACCACAGAAATACTTAGAACTTATTGCAGACAAAGAACCAATTGGTTACAATTAGCTGCTGAAGCATCCAGTAAAATGCAAAAATATCTTAAACTTTTAAATATGAGATTGGATGTCGTAGTTAAAGATGTTTGCGGTCTTACAGGTCTTAAAATCATTGAAGACATCCAAAGGAAACCTGAATCCTAA
- the mobF gene encoding MobF family relaxase → MLTSNNGMTAKESIDYYSSSLPREGYYFADTEVSFWSGKGAAMLGLEGEVIKQDFDNVCNNKHPQDRTKLKPRQGENMKATNDLTVGMPKWYSMARAFTKDETLKQELTDILINAVKNTNGFMESMMQTRKHIGLATRDEFTDNAVFSNYLQSTSRPVNGVAMMQDHVHMVIHNLTYVEEKNRFHAAQLGEIYKNRPLIEDYFHNELAKGLIAHNIPFTRENGKAQLLTISREGVEAFSARTAQIDAFCKANNITDPKIKGELGAKLRENKKNALPNDQLRAYWNELLSDADRKAIDNIRNDDNTTPPISSEQALAFALEHHLENESRVGERQMLQTALKHGIGTVDFEEIRDAYHKYGVLQVTGEKGEALTTLKSIFNREQETNKIVREGRWSHPSHTEFDHAIPEFLSKKQKDTIQGLWHSTNKVDLVKGLAGAGKTTTIKTFVDGIEEENRKVLATAPTLSATKNLAEDGFRHTVTTAKLLHSKELQEEYQDQVVLVDESGMLGELDMHKLLVMSEEYNMRVVLVGDDKQHSAVPRGEPFRLLQKYAGVEVYELDEIRRQKSERYRKAVSFLSKGEAVYGFQQLDQMGVIKEIDDKERYKALANDYVEAVTSGQSALIVSPTHVEKDLVTAEVRKKLKEVGRIEQEGIIVNVHHQKHFSTAQKKDARYYEVGQKIELNQNVHGFSKGDKLKVIGFADNALIVENTIGKVGDLRLANAKRFNLYEYKEKEFATGDTIRITKGGASAIKGTKTRFDANSRYKIEGYTKEGDFKLEGGRILSKEFGNIDHAIVTTSHSSQGQTVDNVFIANSSKSFGLATNLKQFYVSASRGKFNIKVYTDDKQELLKQVQKTSERQTATELLEKGNGFWKSKMEEAIEMARRTQAAIERQMQDRDRDINPSR, encoded by the coding sequence ATGTTAACATCAAATAACGGAATGACAGCAAAGGAATCGATTGACTATTATTCGTCAAGTCTTCCTAGAGAGGGTTACTACTTTGCAGATACAGAAGTGAGTTTCTGGTCTGGGAAAGGTGCTGCTATGCTTGGATTGGAAGGAGAGGTCATCAAGCAGGATTTTGATAATGTTTGTAACAACAAACACCCACAAGATCGCACCAAGTTAAAACCCCGCCAAGGCGAAAATATGAAAGCCACAAATGACCTTACTGTGGGTATGCCTAAATGGTATTCGATGGCGCGTGCCTTTACCAAAGATGAAACGTTGAAACAGGAATTGACCGATATTCTTATCAATGCTGTCAAGAACACGAATGGATTTATGGAATCTATGATGCAAACTCGCAAACATATAGGGCTGGCAACCCGTGACGAGTTTACTGATAATGCGGTGTTTTCTAATTATTTACAATCTACATCACGCCCCGTAAATGGCGTTGCAATGATGCAGGATCACGTCCATATGGTTATTCATAATCTAACTTACGTGGAAGAAAAGAATCGCTTTCACGCGGCACAATTGGGAGAAATCTATAAGAATCGCCCGCTTATTGAAGATTATTTCCATAATGAGCTAGCCAAAGGGCTGATTGCCCATAATATCCCCTTTACGCGAGAGAATGGTAAAGCGCAATTACTTACTATTTCCCGCGAAGGGGTGGAGGCATTTTCTGCACGTACTGCACAGATTGATGCATTCTGTAAAGCCAATAACATTACTGACCCCAAGATCAAGGGTGAGCTGGGGGCAAAGCTACGAGAGAATAAAAAAAATGCATTACCAAACGATCAACTAAGAGCTTATTGGAATGAACTATTATCCGATGCAGATCGCAAAGCCATTGATAATATTCGCAACGACGATAATACCACACCGCCTATTTCCTCTGAGCAAGCACTTGCATTTGCGTTGGAACATCATCTGGAAAATGAATCCCGTGTAGGTGAAAGACAAATGCTTCAAACCGCTTTGAAACACGGTATAGGAACGGTTGATTTTGAAGAAATACGTGATGCTTACCACAAATATGGTGTGCTACAAGTGACGGGTGAAAAGGGAGAAGCCCTAACCACTCTCAAATCGATATTTAACCGCGAACAGGAAACGAACAAGATTGTTCGTGAGGGTCGATGGAGTCACCCATCTCATACTGAATTCGACCATGCCATACCGGAATTTCTCAGCAAGAAGCAGAAAGATACGATACAAGGTTTATGGCACTCAACCAACAAGGTCGATTTGGTAAAAGGACTTGCTGGTGCAGGGAAGACCACCACCATTAAAACCTTTGTTGATGGAATAGAGGAAGAGAATAGGAAAGTGCTTGCTACCGCACCTACGCTAAGTGCCACAAAGAATCTTGCAGAAGATGGATTCCGTCATACGGTTACTACTGCAAAATTGTTACACAGTAAGGAGTTACAGGAGGAATATCAGGATCAGGTGGTATTGGTCGATGAATCGGGAATGTTGGGTGAGCTGGATATGCATAAGTTACTGGTTATGTCTGAAGAGTACAATATGCGTGTAGTATTGGTGGGTGATGATAAACAACATTCTGCCGTACCGCGTGGTGAACCTTTCCGGTTATTGCAAAAATATGCAGGGGTTGAGGTATATGAATTGGATGAAATACGTCGTCAGAAAAGCGAACGCTATCGTAAAGCAGTAAGCTTCTTGAGCAAGGGAGAAGCAGTATATGGATTTCAACAACTAGATCAAATGGGCGTGATTAAAGAGATAGATGATAAAGAGCGCTATAAAGCACTCGCCAATGATTATGTGGAAGCGGTAACAAGCGGTCAATCTGCGTTGATAGTGTCCCCTACTCACGTAGAAAAAGATTTAGTCACCGCTGAGGTAAGGAAAAAGCTTAAAGAAGTTGGACGTATCGAGCAGGAAGGAATCATTGTTAATGTTCATCACCAGAAGCACTTTTCTACAGCTCAGAAAAAAGATGCTCGTTATTATGAGGTAGGACAGAAGATAGAATTAAACCAGAATGTTCACGGATTTAGCAAAGGTGATAAACTGAAAGTAATCGGCTTTGCAGATAATGCGTTGATCGTAGAAAATACGATAGGCAAGGTAGGTGACTTGAGACTAGCAAATGCCAAACGATTTAACCTATATGAATATAAAGAAAAAGAATTTGCCACAGGGGATACTATCCGTATTACCAAAGGAGGGGCTAGCGCCATTAAAGGGACAAAAACCCGATTTGACGCTAATAGCCGATATAAGATTGAAGGTTATACAAAAGAAGGTGATTTCAAGCTAGAAGGTGGTCGCATCCTTTCTAAAGAGTTTGGTAATATTGACCATGCAATTGTCACCACTTCACATAGCTCACAGGGGCAGACCGTGGATAATGTGTTTATTGCTAATTCTAGTAAATCCTTTGGATTAGCTACCAATCTCAAACAGTTTTATGTGTCAGCGAGTCGCGGCAAGTTCAATATCAAGGTCTATACCGATGATAAGCAGGAGTTATTAAAACAAGTGCAAAAAACCAGCGAACGTCAAACTGCAACCGAACTTTTGGAAAAAGGGAACGGTTTTTGGAAAAGTAAAATGGAAGAAGCCATTGAAATGGCACGCCGTACTCAAGCCGCCATTGAACGCCAGATGCAAGATCGTGATCGTGATATAAACCCTTCCCGTTAA
- a CDS encoding DUF2958 domain-containing protein: MLFTANEYQQLIDNGKTQRKFDTFLPVVKWIIPEFDFTFLAVLIKPFTGEIEIAHGFGLKDNGKEQLSRAYIRINGNHKELVGMDARKDNDFVGKFPLWVYEKIAKEQGTLITNRDTVKVLLDGLVPEREIA, translated from the coding sequence ATGTTATTTACTGCAAACGAATATCAACAACTGATCGATAACGGAAAAACACAACGGAAATTTGATACATTTCTGCCTGTCGTTAAATGGATCATACCGGAATTTGATTTTACGTTTTTAGCTGTGCTCATAAAACCATTTACGGGTGAAATAGAAATCGCACACGGATTCGGGTTAAAGGATAACGGTAAAGAACAGCTATCACGTGCCTATATCCGTATCAATGGCAATCATAAAGAGTTAGTCGGTATGGATGCTAGAAAAGATAATGACTTTGTAGGTAAATTTCCATTATGGGTGTATGAGAAGATCGCCAAAGAACAAGGCACGCTCATTACAAATAGGGATACCGTTAAAGTGTTGTTAGATGGGCTTGTGCCAGAACGTGAGATAGCATAA